One window of the Camelina sativa cultivar DH55 chromosome 1, Cs, whole genome shotgun sequence genome contains the following:
- the LOC104781999 gene encoding uncharacterized protein LOC104781999, whose translation MTITPEFESFLSCVFAKVYRGGRSMGSHQARNFSSLPPGINNASNVAARYLLRGITATVLLIIRRQEAAVLKRQEELNEISRKLEEFFENDEQFWSDMAVRGRSLRKTSSKETIVIFSS comes from the exons ATGACGATCACgccggagtttgaatccttCCTCAGCTGCGTCTTTGCGAAGGTTTACCGCGGAGGGAGATCCATGGGTTCTCACCAAGCTCGCAATTTCTCTTCTTTACCGCCTGGTATCAATAATG CGTCGAATGTAGCTGCGCGGTACTTACTTCGAGGAATAACAGCAACTGTG ctCCTTATAATAAGACGCCAAGAAGCAGCCGTCTTGAAACGTCAGGAGGAGCTTAACGag atatCGAGAAAGTTGGAGGAATTCTTCGAGAATGATGAACAATTTTGGTCTGACATG GCAGTGAGAGGGAGGAGTCTGAGGAAAACTTCATCCAAGGAAACGATAGTTATCTTTTCAAGCTAG
- the LOC104781852 gene encoding peptidyl-tRNA hydrolase 2, mitochondrial, giving the protein MVDLMMWSIISGLLVGAALGYFISTVQLTRRIFVSSPKSVAINAGHKKAQSKEPLQIEKLADLRKKFKMVLVVRNDLKMGKGKIAAQCSHATLGLYKKLLKRAPRALNRWEYCAQPKVVVKIESEAEMLVLQERAKSLQLPTHITIDAGKTQIAPNSRTVMAILGPVDNVDEVTGGLKLM; this is encoded by the exons ATGGTGGATTTGATGATGTGGTCAATAATAAGTGGTTTACTTGTTGGAGCTGCACTTGGATATTTCATCAGCACTGTACAACTAACCCGCAGAATCTTTGTCTCGTCGCCCAAATCTGTCGCCATAAATGCAGGACATAAGAAGGCTCAATCCAAGGAACCTCTTCAGATTGAGAAACTAGCTGATTTacgaaaaaaattcaaaatg GTTTTGGTTGTGAGGAATGATCTTAAAATGGGCAAAGGAAAGATTGCAGCTCAATGCAG tCATGCAACTTTAGGTTTATACAAGAAACTCCTGAAACGGGCACCAAGAGCCTTGAACAG ATGGGAATATTGTGCTCAGCCAAAAGTTGTTGTCAAAATCGAGAGTGAGGCAGAGATGCTAGTTCTCCAA GAAAGAGCAAAGTCCCTTCAACTTCCAACCCATATCACCATTGATGCCGGAAAAACACAGATCGCTCCAA attcAAGGACAGTAATGGCTATTCTTG GACCCGTTGATAATGTTGATGAAGTTACAGGTGGACTAAAGCTTATGTAA